One region of Aminobacterium colombiense DSM 12261 genomic DNA includes:
- the prmC gene encoding peptide chain release factor N(5)-glutamine methyltransferase — translation MGTNRETLYQAKKRTVQALARAGIERAESETEWFLCSLKEISRSRFLLIASEVYLTEEEVISLNQMVQRRISGEPLQYIIGYESFWGRDFLVGPGCLIPRPETELVVEEALRYFVKGSFLDWGTGSGCIAATILAERPLSRGVAIEVSPQAIEWAWKNLRRYNLLHRCLLWHSREMSDIPVPSQSLDLIISNPPYIPTAAIGRLMKEVAGYEPYVALDGGEDGLLYYKELLHVAPIWLKPGGMLVVELGDSTQGEVLANYNALGLRLMKLAKDFQGIYRIAVWCRV, via the coding sequence TTGGGAACGAATAGGGAAACTCTTTACCAAGCAAAAAAAAGAACTGTTCAGGCTTTGGCAAGAGCGGGTATAGAGAGGGCGGAGAGCGAAACAGAGTGGTTTCTTTGTTCTTTGAAGGAAATATCCCGATCCCGTTTCTTGCTTATAGCTTCTGAAGTGTATCTTACAGAGGAAGAGGTCATTTCTCTGAACCAAATGGTACAACGCAGAATCTCTGGCGAGCCTTTGCAATATATTATTGGATATGAGAGTTTTTGGGGCAGGGACTTCCTAGTAGGGCCAGGTTGTCTGATTCCTCGTCCCGAAACGGAACTCGTTGTGGAAGAGGCTCTTCGGTACTTTGTCAAAGGCTCTTTTCTTGATTGGGGAACGGGGAGTGGCTGCATTGCCGCCACTATCCTTGCAGAAAGACCTCTTTCAAGAGGGGTAGCAATAGAGGTTTCTCCTCAGGCTATAGAATGGGCATGGAAAAACCTGAGAAGATATAATTTGCTTCATCGTTGTTTGCTATGGCATTCTAGAGAAATGAGTGACATTCCAGTTCCTTCTCAGAGCCTAGACCTTATTATTAGCAACCCACCTTACATCCCCACTGCTGCGATTGGAAGACTAATGAAAGAGGTTGCTGGATATGAGCCCTATGTGGCCCTTGATGGCGGAGAGGATGGACTGCTTTACTATAAGGAGCTTCTTCATGTTGCTCCCATCTGGCTCAAACCAGGAGGGATGTTGGTTGTAGAATTAGGAGACAGCACTCAAGGAGAAGTTCTTGCAAATTACAACGCTTTAGGGCTACGATTAATGAAGCTGGCGAAGGATTTTCAAGGTATATATCGCATCGCAGTTTGGTGTCGTGTATAA
- a CDS encoding DUF1385 domain-containing protein yields the protein MNSDNKTACTFSGKREKRMPVGGQAVIEGVLMRGPQRWGLAVRQQNGEIVREHWDAVLRTSSFWWKCPMIRGLVIMFEMLKIGIRALNRSAEIALGDEETITPLEFAGSVAFALIAVIGVFVALPVWLAHLGGEFWSLSETWKNVFEGLLRGTFFVLYVAGIGLWKEIRDVFRYHGAEHKTINAFEAGVDMTPENVMNYSRIHPRCGTSFLLIVVIVSIIVFSIAGHGSLLWKIMMRVLLLPVVVGISYEIIRAASSIQKLGRIILWPALSFQYLTTREPSIEQVEVALAALEEALDRPLYDRSGGEEYNEFGE from the coding sequence TTGAATTCAGACAATAAGACGGCCTGTACCTTCTCTGGGAAACGGGAGAAGCGCATGCCCGTGGGAGGACAGGCTGTTATAGAGGGCGTTCTGATGAGGGGCCCCCAAAGGTGGGGGCTTGCAGTCCGACAGCAGAACGGTGAAATAGTACGGGAACATTGGGACGCAGTTCTCAGAACTTCTTCTTTCTGGTGGAAGTGCCCAATGATACGGGGACTTGTCATTATGTTCGAAATGCTCAAGATAGGGATACGCGCTTTGAATCGCTCTGCCGAAATAGCCCTGGGGGACGAAGAAACTATTACCCCTCTCGAGTTTGCAGGATCGGTTGCTTTTGCGCTCATAGCGGTTATAGGTGTATTTGTTGCCCTTCCCGTCTGGTTGGCCCATCTTGGCGGAGAGTTCTGGAGTCTTTCTGAAACATGGAAGAATGTCTTCGAAGGCCTGTTGCGCGGCACTTTTTTTGTGTTGTATGTGGCAGGTATCGGATTATGGAAAGAGATTCGTGATGTGTTTCGGTATCATGGCGCGGAACATAAAACCATAAATGCTTTTGAAGCCGGAGTTGATATGACCCCGGAAAATGTTATGAACTATTCTCGCATCCATCCCCGTTGTGGCACGTCCTTTCTCTTGATTGTTGTGATAGTGAGTATTATAGTTTTTTCTATAGCCGGTCATGGTAGTCTGCTTTGGAAGATAATGATGAGGGTTTTGCTGCTTCCCGTAGTAGTGGGAATCTCTTATGAGATTATCCGGGCAGCATCGTCTATACAAAAGTTAGGAAGGATCATCTTGTGGCCTGCTTTGTCATTTCAATACCTGACTACGAGAGAACCGAGTATTGAACAGGTAGAAGTGGCGCTAGCTGCTTTGGAGGAAGCTTTGGACAGGCCCCTGTATGATCGTTCCGGAGGTGAGGAATACAATGAATTTGGAGAGTAA
- the prfA gene encoding peptide chain release factor 1 produces the protein MNLESKLDDLEKTFVDLEKQMSDPVVAANLKEIQQLAKKHAQIESAVLKYREYKKVKSDLEEAHSLLHSGDGDMQELAREEIKEKEPLLECIRDELHVLLLPVDPNDEKSVIMEIRGGAGGEEAALFSANLYRMYSRFCEREGWRIEIIQSNETGIGGLKEVIFKIDGRGAYSKLKFESGVHRVQRVPMTEAGGRIHTSTSTVAVLPEVEDVDVDIRTEDLKIDTYRSSGAGGQHVNMTDSAVRITHLPTGIVVTCQDERSQIKNRAKAMMYLRAKLYGLEKEKQAEEQAEERRGQIGSGDRSERIRTYNYPQNRITDHRIGLTLYKLDQYLDGDLYEMIDAMTMADQTERLQKLGNE, from the coding sequence ATGAATTTGGAGAGTAAACTTGATGATTTGGAAAAGACTTTTGTAGATCTTGAAAAGCAAATGTCGGATCCTGTTGTCGCAGCTAATTTGAAAGAGATACAGCAACTTGCAAAAAAACATGCTCAAATAGAATCGGCTGTATTGAAATACAGAGAGTATAAAAAGGTAAAGAGTGACCTTGAGGAAGCCCATTCTCTTCTTCATTCGGGGGATGGGGATATGCAGGAACTTGCCAGGGAAGAGATAAAGGAAAAAGAGCCTCTTCTGGAATGCATTCGTGACGAACTTCACGTCCTTCTGCTGCCAGTGGATCCTAACGATGAAAAAAGCGTCATTATGGAAATACGGGGAGGGGCAGGGGGAGAGGAAGCCGCGCTTTTTTCTGCCAATCTTTATCGCATGTATAGTCGATTTTGTGAACGAGAGGGCTGGAGAATAGAGATCATTCAGTCAAACGAGACGGGCATCGGTGGCTTGAAGGAAGTTATTTTCAAAATAGATGGCCGCGGTGCATATAGCAAGTTGAAGTTTGAAAGCGGTGTCCACAGGGTACAGCGGGTTCCTATGACTGAAGCGGGGGGGCGTATTCATACGTCAACCTCCACTGTGGCTGTCTTGCCTGAGGTAGAAGATGTGGATGTGGATATACGTACTGAAGATCTTAAGATTGATACTTACCGTTCAAGTGGTGCTGGAGGGCAGCATGTAAATATGACGGATTCCGCAGTCCGTATTACTCACCTTCCCACAGGCATTGTTGTTACATGCCAGGATGAACGGTCGCAGATAAAGAACAGAGCGAAAGCCATGATGTATCTTCGTGCAAAGCTTTATGGCTTGGAAAAGGAAAAACAGGCGGAAGAGCAGGCAGAAGAGAGGCGAGGCCAGATTGGTTCCGGAGATCGCTCAGAACGGATCAGAACCTATAATTATCCTCAGAATAGAATAACAGATCATCGTATTGGCTTAACTCTCTATAAACTTGACCAATATCTTGACGGGGATTTATATGAAATGATCGATGCCATGACTATGGCGGATCAGACGGAGCGATTACAGAAGCTTGGGAACGAATAG
- a CDS encoding HPP family protein translates to MRIGDLMDRDLTSVTENTPLKEAIEMLSQHNLTGLPVVDEMGFLVGFISEKDIIKASLPSYCEYLEKGAAFIPDFDQLSEKLRKKGMEPVGKYMTRKVIYFSEEDSDLHAALSLIQQGLKMAPVVREDGVFVGIVSRAHLIEHIMCDEDE, encoded by the coding sequence ATGCGAATAGGGGATTTGATGGACCGGGATTTGACGTCTGTAACGGAAAATACGCCTTTGAAAGAAGCGATTGAAATGCTTTCTCAACATAATCTTACAGGTCTTCCAGTTGTCGATGAAATGGGTTTTCTTGTTGGCTTTATCAGCGAGAAGGATATAATAAAAGCGTCTTTACCTAGCTATTGCGAGTATCTGGAGAAGGGAGCAGCTTTTATTCCGGACTTTGATCAGCTTTCTGAAAAACTTCGTAAAAAGGGTATGGAACCTGTAGGGAAATACATGACGCGAAAGGTAATTTATTTTTCAGAAGAAGACTCCGATCTTCATGCGGCATTATCATTAATTCAGCAAGGATTAAAAATGGCACCAGTAGTGAGAGAAGATGGTGTTTTTGTGGGTATAGTGAGCCGAGCGCACCTTATCGAACACATTATGTGTGACGAAGACGAATGA
- the trxB gene encoding thioredoxin-disulfide reductase, whose amino-acid sequence MEKRELVIIGAGPAGLTSAIYGRRAGLDVLLIEKGVPGGQINITAEIENWPGVAHASGQELGDMFRVHAEKFNTEFRDADVKKIELRDGSKVVVTDKGEIEAEAIILATGAYFRKLGCEGEVEHIGGGVSYCAVCDGAFFEDQVIAVVGGGNTAVEEACYLTNFASKVYIIHRRDAFRADRAATERTLSNPKIEPIWNSVVEKIEGDGMVENLVLKNVKTGEVSDLPVAGVFVFVGQAPHDECIRGLVEAKKGGWIVTNDDMETSVEGVFAAGDVRDKNLRQVVTAASDGAIAAMAASAYINEQVHLRSTLLDPERVVAFFYSSIVESQVRLSNAVEEMSKETGEKVAIIDGYRNARMVEKLELGEMPVVVELKKGVVASKKTVATASELSEFLK is encoded by the coding sequence ATGGAAAAGAGAGAGCTCGTGATCATCGGGGCTGGCCCTGCCGGTCTGACATCAGCTATATATGGTCGCAGAGCAGGACTCGACGTGCTTCTTATTGAGAAAGGTGTTCCCGGCGGTCAGATAAATATTACTGCCGAGATAGAGAATTGGCCAGGAGTGGCCCATGCCTCTGGCCAAGAACTTGGTGATATGTTCCGAGTGCATGCAGAGAAGTTCAATACAGAATTTCGTGACGCTGATGTTAAGAAAATTGAGCTTCGCGACGGCAGCAAAGTAGTAGTAACAGACAAGGGAGAAATAGAAGCCGAAGCGATTATTCTTGCTACAGGCGCTTATTTCAGGAAGCTTGGCTGCGAAGGAGAGGTAGAACATATTGGCGGCGGCGTGAGCTATTGCGCAGTTTGTGATGGGGCTTTCTTCGAAGATCAGGTAATCGCTGTTGTTGGCGGCGGGAACACGGCTGTTGAAGAAGCCTGCTACCTTACAAATTTCGCTTCCAAGGTGTATATTATTCATCGTCGTGATGCTTTTAGAGCTGACAGAGCTGCCACTGAAAGGACACTTTCAAATCCGAAGATTGAACCCATCTGGAATAGCGTTGTCGAAAAAATCGAAGGCGATGGTATGGTAGAAAATCTTGTTTTGAAGAACGTTAAAACAGGAGAGGTTTCTGATCTGCCTGTAGCTGGTGTCTTTGTTTTTGTCGGACAGGCTCCTCATGATGAATGCATCCGCGGTCTTGTAGAGGCTAAAAAAGGCGGCTGGATAGTGACTAACGATGATATGGAAACATCAGTTGAAGGTGTTTTTGCCGCTGGTGATGTGCGCGACAAGAACCTTCGCCAGGTAGTGACAGCCGCAAGTGATGGCGCCATAGCAGCTATGGCAGCATCTGCCTATATAAATGAACAGGTTCATCTTCGCTCCACCCTTTTGGATCCTGAGAGAGTGGTGGCCTTCTTCTATTCCAGCATTGTTGAATCCCAGGTAAGGCTTTCCAATGCCGTGGAAGAGATGAGCAAGGAAACAGGGGAAAAGGTTGCTATCATTGATGGTTACCGCAACGCACGTATGGTTGAAAAACTTGAATTGGGTGAGATGCCAGTTGTTGTGGAGCTTAAGAAAGGTGTAGTTGCTTCTAAAAAAACAGTAGCTACTGCTTCTGAACTTTCCGAATTTCTTAAATAG
- a CDS encoding M48 family metalloprotease has product MKKRMSVVALVLLFILFSCFYARAEDEMQREIKFGKEVSEEIEQHWERVSDPVKIAHLSMICEKIKPHMTRTLPFEIRIIQEKSLNAFSLPGGIIYMTTGILDFLHSDAEIGAIIAHEMIHADRKHVMLQMAQSQRISIFALALILASGGKAAPAFLTSMAQIAITNAYSKDLEKEADVEGLYALQKAGYPPAAALTVMEGLAEEQLRHPYVDPGIFMDHPYVKERVAYLSKIIRENNWPIERKKVLHMLVVDVATEERSTTLLVDGVKVWSGPDESDVRKLFLSIKEKLDRDYQMELAPYEIEVIELFDNKKGIRVGPTLLVSEPLPGGVDPLIFLRTGLVERLHQAKASHPMADYLH; this is encoded by the coding sequence ATGAAAAAAAGAATGAGTGTAGTAGCGCTGGTTTTGCTGTTTATTTTGTTTTCTTGCTTTTATGCCAGAGCGGAAGATGAGATGCAGCGGGAAATTAAGTTTGGCAAAGAGGTTTCAGAAGAGATAGAGCAGCATTGGGAACGAGTCTCCGACCCTGTAAAAATTGCTCATCTTTCTATGATCTGCGAAAAAATTAAGCCCCACATGACTCGCACCCTCCCCTTTGAAATTCGGATTATCCAGGAAAAATCTCTGAATGCTTTCAGTTTGCCTGGTGGCATTATATATATGACGACGGGAATTTTAGATTTTCTTCATAGTGATGCTGAAATAGGGGCTATTATTGCCCATGAAATGATCCATGCTGATAGAAAACATGTTATGCTTCAGATGGCTCAATCCCAACGCATCTCTATTTTTGCGCTGGCTCTCATTCTGGCAAGTGGGGGGAAAGCCGCACCTGCTTTTTTGACTAGCATGGCACAAATAGCCATTACAAACGCATATAGTAAGGATTTAGAAAAGGAAGCAGATGTTGAAGGGCTTTATGCGCTGCAGAAAGCGGGATACCCGCCTGCAGCCGCGTTGACTGTCATGGAGGGGTTGGCAGAAGAGCAATTACGCCATCCTTATGTGGATCCGGGGATATTTATGGATCACCCTTACGTTAAGGAGCGAGTAGCCTACCTTTCAAAAATAATTCGTGAGAATAATTGGCCCATTGAAAGGAAAAAAGTTCTTCATATGCTGGTTGTTGATGTGGCAACAGAAGAAAGATCAACAACTCTTTTGGTGGATGGAGTTAAAGTCTGGTCTGGCCCTGATGAAAGTGATGTAAGAAAACTCTTCCTTTCTATAAAAGAGAAGCTGGATAGGGATTACCAAATGGAATTGGCTCCCTATGAAATAGAGGTTATAGAGCTTTTTGATAATAAAAAAGGGATCCGAGTCGGGCCAACCCTTCTTGTTTCAGAACCTTTACCAGGAGGAGTAGACCCCCTTATTTTTCTCCGAACCGGTTTAGTGGAAAGATTACATCAGGCAAAAGCATCTCATCCTATGGCCGACTATCTACATTAA
- a CDS encoding 1-phosphofructokinase family hexose kinase — MIVTVTLNPAVDEEFLVPEFQPGGWFRSKNAIRTPGGKGINVSMMLAQLGYESAAMGFLAGFNGAYIRDVLRKDRITTNFIHVKGETRTNVYIVDESGHIETGLSEPGPYISEEAYNRFLRNYQRMLQRTRLLILGGSLPPGIPQDIYGELIRMAKEYNIPTIVDAAGLPLQSALEAGPTIAKIDHRFMSRISGISLTSLDNIIEVVSKLHDQGVEWATTSYHIYGDVFFTPKGIYLALAERRSVVSLFAAADALITGLIVGGEEGMDVEDRIRFAMACAWEDSMHVEKGFSSRKAIEALMPRVQLERFD, encoded by the coding sequence ATGATAGTAACGGTAACCTTGAATCCCGCTGTCGATGAGGAATTTTTAGTGCCGGAGTTCCAGCCAGGTGGGTGGTTCCGCTCAAAGAATGCGATCCGTACTCCTGGCGGCAAGGGGATAAATGTCTCCATGATGTTAGCCCAGTTAGGTTATGAATCAGCTGCTATGGGATTTCTTGCAGGTTTTAATGGGGCCTATATTCGTGATGTCCTACGCAAAGATAGAATTACAACAAATTTTATCCATGTAAAGGGTGAAACGCGAACAAACGTTTATATCGTAGACGAGTCAGGACATATTGAAACAGGGCTTTCCGAGCCTGGTCCCTATATCTCTGAAGAAGCCTATAATCGCTTCCTTCGCAATTATCAAAGAATGCTGCAACGCACCAGATTACTTATTTTAGGTGGTTCTCTCCCTCCTGGTATTCCCCAAGATATTTACGGAGAACTTATTCGAATGGCAAAGGAATATAACATTCCGACAATTGTTGACGCTGCCGGACTGCCCCTTCAGTCTGCGCTTGAAGCTGGCCCTACCATCGCCAAAATAGATCATCGTTTTATGTCGCGAATATCTGGAATATCGTTAACTTCTCTTGATAATATTATTGAAGTCGTTTCAAAACTCCACGACCAGGGCGTGGAATGGGCTACTACTTCATACCACATATACGGAGACGTTTTTTTCACCCCTAAAGGTATTTATTTAGCTCTCGCCGAACGGCGGTCGGTTGTTTCCTTATTCGCAGCAGCAGATGCTCTTATTACGGGTCTCATTGTTGGGGGAGAAGAGGGAATGGACGTAGAGGACCGAATCAGGTTTGCTATGGCATGTGCATGGGAAGATTCCATGCATGTTGAGAAAGGATTCTCAAGTCGCAAAGCGATAGAAGCTCTAATGCCGCGTGTGCAGCTGGAGCGTTTCGATTAA